The genomic interval CTGGGCTAGAGCAGTAGTTTTTGATAATGGCAAACAGAAAGCCGCATGGGTTTCTCTGGATTTACTAATTGTACCGCCGGAGGTGAAAGAATCCCTTAAAAAAGCATTACCTGGAATAGGGTTTTCTATTGATCAAACTTATCTTACGGCCACCCATACGCACAGCAGTATTGGTGGCTGGGCTAAAAAACTGGTAGGCAGGCTGATTGCCGGCAAGTATGACGAAAATGTTATAAAACTTATTACAAATGGTATTGTAAATGCTATCAGACAGGCAGATATACATAAACAGAAAGCTAAAATAGGACTGGGTACTTATTATGCCAGAGAGCTTGTAAATCACCGGATTACCAACGAAGGTAAAGTTGACTCAACGGTTTATGTGTTTAAAATTCAACAAGCCTCTGGTGCTACAGCTGCCATAGTCAGTTTTACTGCCCATGCTACCTGCCTGGCTTCTAAAGATTATTCTCTTTCCCGCGATTATCCTGGTGCTCTGGTAGATTCTCTGGAAAAAAATAAGGAAATTGACTTTGCTGCATTTGGAGCTGGAGGTGTAGGCAGTCATAGTCCGGCTGCAGAAGGGGCTGAATTTGAGAAAATTGCCAATATGGCGAGTTTACTTTCACATAGAATCAATACAGGATTCGACTCTATTGCGCTTAAATACCAGACTCAACTGGCCAACAGAGAATTAGCACTTCCCTTACGTAAACCCCAATGGCGGATTTCGGAAAACTGGCGCTTACGACCCTGGCTGTTCTATAGTTTATACGGCGACTATCCGGCTACCCTAAGCATATTGAAAACCGGAAATCTCACCTGGATTGGAACGCCTTGCGATTTTTCGGGAGAACTTGCTCTACAGGTTCAGAAACCTGCCCAGCATCCGCTGATTATAAATAGTTTTAATGGAGGCTATATTGGCTACATTACTGAGGATAGTTACTACGACCGTAATCATTATGAGACCAGAGTGATGAACTGGTTTGGCCCGGAAAATGGCGCTTATTTCTTGGAAACAATCAATCAGCTGATGAAGAAGCTCTAAAAAAAATCAAAAAATTTGGCGGATTGTTTTTTTCATTCTACATTTGCCAAATCAAATTCAATCGTACAAACTGTCCGATGGTGTAATTGGCAACACGTCTGATTTTGGTTCAGAAGAGTCCAGGTTCGAGACCTGGTCGGACAACAAGAAAAGCCCTATTTCGCAAGATTTAGGGCTTTTTTGTGTTATGTGTAAGTTAGCGGTAAAGTAAAATACTTGAAATTGAAGTTAAATAGATTAAAAAATACCTAATTTTAGGTATTGACAAACATTTGATTATGCAATAGTTTAAGTTTTTAAAACTTAAGTTATAAGAAAGGTTTACTTTACTTGTTGTTAACTGTTTTTACTATATCTGGCTGCAAAGTAGCACAAACAGCAAGGTTAGCTTCACAAGGAGAATGGTCAGCAATATAAACTGAAATTAAATTATTTGACCAGACCGGTAATTTACCTCCGAAACAAGATTGGATAAAAGCGCTGATCAACCAGAATTTACCTGCTCCCTTTCATTATAATCCTAATCCCCACCTCAAATTTGTAGATTTGGACCGCCATGCCTATTTTATTCTTATCCTAACGAAAGATCAAGCACAAGCCGATTAGTATTTTGTGGACAATATTTTTGAAAAAGATTCGCCTAAAAAATTTGTATAAGGATGGCTAACAAATAGTGGTAGAAATGTTTTATCAAAATCGGATATCAAAGCTAAATAAAATGAATTTGTCAGCAGAAATATTGGGTCCGTTTCACAGAAGTCCTGTTGTATTAAATTACCATTTTAAACTGAAAGACGGACTCATTGAGGCAATGAAAATAACGAGCTAAAAAGATCACCTTAATTCTAAAGGTGAAAAATTGGTTTTTGTCTTAAACTATTTGCTGAACGAATGGGGGTGTTCAAAGCCTAACTCATAGGCAATTTCACTAATAGATACTACAAATAGTTTCTGAAATAAATTAGAAATGCATAGCACTTATTTACACCTGAAAGTTCTGAAAATTATCAAAGGCTTTAATATATACGTAGTACTGCTTTCACATAAAATTTGAGAAGATGAAAATATACTATTGGATCTCTGCTTAAACTTAAGGCTCGTTTTACATGTGAATAGGCAAGAAATATATTTCGCTTGTGGCACCAGATGTTATAAGCCGTGCCAATATTCATTCTGGCATAATATTTTTTTGATTCCTGAAGTATTTTTTTCCGATGGGAATAAGGTAGGTGATCTTGAATTAATTCCATAGCTTTTAGTAAATCAACGATATTCTGCCCTGATATCTCTTTTTGCCAGGAAATAGAATCTTGGTGCCCTCTATATTCAGCCAAAATCTCAGGTGTATAAGCTACCGGATAATGTTTAGCAATGCGTACCCACATCTCCCAGTCTTCTGCATAAGCCATTCCATAAAAACTACCTACTTTCTCATACACCTCCCGCCTGACTACCATGGCTACATACTGAATGCGCTGTAACTCCCCTATGCGAAGAAGCCAGTCAGATAAGATGCCTGCTTGTTTAGCTTCTGCAGGCTGATCAAGAACGTGGTGTCCATTCTCATTAATAAAACAGTAATTACTGAATGCAGCTCCTGCTTGTGGATATTGCTCAAATAGCAAACTCAAGGTCTGATAAAAGCCTGGCCTGATCCGATCATCACCATGTAGCAGATGCACTAACTTTCCTTGAGAACGATTGATGCACGTTTCAAAATTTCTCAGGCTACCTACATTCTCTGCCTGACGAAAATAACCTATCCGTCCCTTTCCTATCTGCCAAACTAACTTCTGCACATCTGCATCAGTGCTGGCATCATCAACTACTTCAATTTGCATATGTTGTTGACCAGGATCTTGAGCTAGCACACTTTGCAGAGTATCGGCAAGGAAGGCAGTACAATTATAGACAGGAATCATCACTGACCATAGAGGCCGATGAACAGAAGGAGGCAGGCTAAGAATAACAGGCGCTGAGGTAGGGATACGTTCCATGCAAGAAACTCTTGGCTGCAACAGCAACGCTAACAATAGATTGAAATGTAAAAAACAAGTAGCCTTGGATATGTAGTCTCAGGCTCTTTTACAAATATATAAAAATTGATTCATAATTTAAGACGTAAAGAGAATGATCTTTTAAACTAAAAACATCAGATAAACCCTTAGAAGCTGTATAAAAAGGGTAAGAGGAGGAAGCAGTACTCAAAGTAAATAAGTTTGTAGTGCCAACTAACAGACAAATTCCCATGAGTACTACTCAAAGCAAGGTAAAACGAAAGAAATATCCAAGTGACATCAGTAAAAATGGCTGGAAAAAGTTAACTCCGTATCTACCGGAGAGCAAGTCGGACTCCCAAAAAGGGGGCGCGCATCCGTAGCCTTGAAAGAGGTAATGGATGGAATCATGTATGTAGTGAAAACCGGTTGTAGATGGCGCAGTATGACCATGACCTGCCTCATTGGTTAACAACAGTCTATGGCTATTTTGACCCTTGGAGTAAAAGCGGGTTATGGCAGCAGATTCACTCGTTCTTAGTCCGGAAAGTGCGTCGGCAAATGAAAAGAAAACCCATGCCTAGTGCAGGCAGTTTAGATTCTCAAAGTGTAAAGACGACTGCTTGTGGAGGAGAGCATCGGGGATTTGATGCGGGCAAGCTTGTTAAAGGCCGAAAACGCTTCATTCTTACCCCTACACAAGGCTTACTAGTAGCCGTTTGGATTTGTGCAGCGAGTGTGTCGGAAAAGCAAGGCGCTAAACAGCTTTTACGCTATATCAAATTAGTACCTTGCTTGCAGGAGTTGTGTAGCTGTATCCAGCTAGTGAGGTACTCCCCGTTTTTAGGACCAAAAATGGGTAATTCTTAATTGAAACTTTTCTTTAGGCGCTACTGGCCAATGAACTATAATAGACTGCAACTGGTAGTTGCCTTCCAACGCCTTGATGATACTTCTTATTATTATATCTTTCGAAGAATTCCTTCAGACCCTGATATAGCTGCCAGCCGTCTTCAGGTGGGGTAAAGTAAACATAATCATATTTCACTGTTCGCCACAATCTTTCAATATATACGTTATCAATTGCCCTGCCTTTTCCATCCATACTAATTAAAATTAGCTGCTCTTTCAGATAGTCTATCCACTTTTTGCAGGTGAACTGGCTACCCTGATCGGAATTAACGATTTGTGGCTTGCCACGACTGGCAAGGGCTACCTGCAAGGTTTCCAGTACCCAATCCGCATCCATATTGTTTGAAATATCCCAACCTACCACAAAGCGGCTATGTACATCAATGATAGCCACCAGGTACATAAAGCCTTTTGCCATAGGTATATAGATTATATCTATTTGCCAAACCTGATTGCTTTCAGTGATAGACAAATTCTTTAACAAGTATGGATAGATGTACTCAGTTTTGCCTAGCCTACTTGGACCTAAAATGAGATTTTATCTCAGGTCCAATTTGGTTTAGGAAAGATGGCCATAAGGCCCATTTTTCTCAGTAATCGCCTTACTCGCTTGTGATTGACAACATACCCCTGGCTGCGCAGATAGTCCTGCATTTGCAGTACTGCTTCTGTTGGATACTTCGCAAATGAGATATTTGATCTCAGGTCTGATAGCGTTCATCCAACAAACGCATAATCCTTAAGTTTTCTTCTGTTTCGGCAGCAGGCTGATAATTCTGTTTCGGCAGCAGGTTGATAATACAGCACGCTTCGGTGCAGACCCAATAAATCGCACTGCGCCAGAATATTGAGTTCGCTTTTGGCATCGATCATGGCTTTCAATTGGTTTAGCCCAGTTTCTTCAAGCTTTTTTTTAGAAACTCATTTTCTAACTCTAACCTGCCTATTTTAGCATACAAGAGATCCGGGTTAATCTCTTCCTCTGATTGCGCTTCAGAAGATTTTTCGAATATTGAGGCGGCTCTGCTCAGAAAGTCTTGCTTCCATTTACCGATCATTGAACCTGCTACCTTTGAGTGGACGATAAGTTAAGCGAAAATAATTACCTTAACGAATATGTCAGAAAGAAGAAAGTTTGATAAAGCCTTTAAGTTGATGACCGTTGAGCTGTGCCTGTCGGGCAAATCAACTACAGAAGTAGCAGCAGAATTAGGGCTGCGCCCCGAACTGGTCAGCCGCTGGAAGCGAGAGTATGAACAAAGAAAGGAAGGCAGTTTTTCAGGGCATGGCAAGCCTGCTTAATCAGCAGAACAGGCCGAAATAGCCAGGTTGAAAAAGCAGCTTCGAGAGGCAGAAATAGAGCGCGATATGGAGCCGATGCTCACAACGTAGGCAGGTCCAAAAAAGGCAGTGAGCATCTTCTCCAAGAACGATGGCAAATTTTTCAATTCATGAAAAAGCATCACTCTATATTTGCCATTGAGAAGATGTGCAAGGTGTTGAAAGTCAGTAAGAGCGGGTATTATCATTGGCTCAACCGGAAGCCCTCTCCTAGGCAGGTAGATGAACAACAAGCTCTTAAGTTGATTAAGGAAATACATCAGGAAAGCAAGCGCCGATATGGTAGCCCAAAAATTACTTATGAACTTAAAAAGTAAGGTGTTTCTATGTCTAGGCCCAGGGTAGCCATAATCATGAGAAAAGCTAGTATTAGAAGCATTGTTCATAAACGATTTAGAATTTGTACCACTGATTCTAATCATACTTATCCGGTAGCTGAAAACTTATTAAACAGAAACTTTACACCGGAATACACAGGTAAAGCGTGGGGATCAGATCTGACTTATATAAAAACTACTAACGGCTGGTTATATCTGACTGTCATTATAGATTTAGCAGATCGAAAAGTAGTTGGTTGGTCATTGAGCCAAACAATGAAAGCTTCAGACACAGTGATTCCTGCCTGGAAGATGGCCATTGGACTTGCTACCTTTGACAGGAGGGAAAGAGATAGGCAGATTTAATAATTTATTAAATTTGATACTATGAAAAGACAAGTATTCGACCAAGCATTTAAACAAATGGCCGTAGAGTTATCTTATGCAAAAGGATCAGTCAAGGTAGCAGCTGCAGAATTAGGAATAGATCCTGATTAAGTAAGTGGCGGCAGAGTGAGCAGGACAGCAATGTAGCTCCTATTGAGAAGCCTGGCCTTACAGCTGAACAGTTAGAAATCAAACGCTTACAAAAGGAGTTAAAGGAGGCTCAGTTAGAGCGTGATATCTGGAGCCGATGCTGACAACGTAGGCAGGTCCAAAAAAGGCCGTCAGCATCTTTTCCAAGAGCGACGGGAAATATTCCGGTTTATAAACGAATATAGAGAGGTATTTCCGGTTGAAAAGATGTGTAAGGTAATGCAAGTGAGTGTAAGTGGATATTATTATTGGCTAAAAAATCCTATTAGCTCTAGAGCAATTAAAGAACAGGAATTGTTAGTTAATATTCATAAAATATATGACGATAGTAAAAAGCGCTATGGAAGCCCCAGAATTACTAGCGAGTTGAGAGAACTAGGTATCCAGGTTTCACGTCCACGGGTGGCAAGGTTAATGAAAAAAGCAAACATCAAAAGTATTATTCGTAAAAAATACCGGATACAAACCACTGATTCTAACCACGAATATACTGTTGCTGAAAATCATCTGAATAGAGATTTTTCTGCACAAACGATTGGCCAGAAATGGGTATCTGATCTGACTTACATCAGAACAGGGGCTGGCTGGCTGTACCTGACAGCTATACTGGATCTAGCTGACCGAAAGGTAGTAGGTTGGGCATTGAGTGAAACAATGAAAACTTCTGATACTACTATAGCAGCCTGGAAAATGGCCATCAAGAACAGACCTATTAGTCAAAATTTATTATTCCATTCCGATAGAGGGGTACAATACGCATGTATAGACTTTAGAAAGCAATTGAATCATTTACCTGTATTGCAAAGCATGAGCCGAAAGGGCAATTGTTGGGATAACGCAGTAGCTGAAAGCTTCTTCAAAACGTTGAAAACAGAGTTAATCTATCATACTGATTATGTTACAAAGCAACAAGCGAAGCTGGCTATTTTTGAATACATTGAAGGGTGGTATAATAACAGAAGAAGACTTTCAGCCTTAGGTAACAGAAGTCCTCAACAATATCAGGTTTCTTTAGAAGAAAAAAGAATGGCTGCCTAAAAATTCCTCCAGTAAACTGTTGCAATTCCACATCACAAATAGACCAATCACTACTAATCTAATTTTTCATTCAGACAGAGGTGTACAATACGCCTGTTATGAATTTAGAGATGTACTTAAAGCTCATCCACTAGTGCTTCAAAGCATGAGTAGGAAAGCTAATTGTTGGGACAATGCAGTGGCAGAAAGCTTTTTCAGAACATTGAAATCAGAATTGATATATCCTATGAAAGAGAAATCTATGGAAGTAGCTAAAATTGAAGTTTTTGAATTTATCGAAATCTGGTACAATAGAAAGACAATCCATGCTTCTCTCGGATATATGACACCGGAAGAATATGGTATACAATTAAATCAACATCGAAACGCAGCTTAATTTTTTGTCCAGTTTATTGTTGCAAGTTCACCTTCAGCGCATACATGCGTCTGATCAGCATAAAAAAGCTTGATCCACCCCTGCTCAGAAAGCCTTTCCAACTCTGTCAATATCTCTATTTTATACTTGTAGAGATTTGCATCAGGTTTGCCCTTTACTCTTTTGCGGATGCGTTTATATCTTGCGCCAATGCTTTTAAAAAGTTAGTGAAAGCTTGCCTGCCTACTGACTTGCTTTCTTCACTAGGGTTTGTTTCCCATTGGGCTTTAGCCAAAGTGATACGGCTACGGTTTGCTTGCACAGCTTCTTTTATAGCTTGCTCATCTGTTGTTTTATTAAGCAAAGGTTTTCTGCCACACCCCGGTTTGGTAAGCAATCCTGCCAGTCCTGCATCTTTATACCGCTTTAGCCAACTGTTTACACTTACATGGCACATACCTACTATACTGGCAACATTTTTGGATTTACGTCCTTCTGATTTGAGCAGAATTGCCTAGCAGCGCATACGCAAGGCATGGCTTTTACCACTTCTAAGTCCATTTTTAAGAACGGCTCTTTCCTGCTCATTTATAATAGGTGTATTCACTCGTCCCATTGGACAAATTTACCACAATAATGCAAACTAATTTATATGAAGTTCTTATCTTAATTGATGTTTGATGAACCAAAATTATCACCTAATTCATATACCAATCATTGAATAGATATAATCAACTGCTACCAAATAAACTTATGAAGAAATATCCTAAGAACTGCCTTTTAAAAAATAGAAGCATATTAAATGCTTTATTACTGCTTATTTTGCCTTTACTATTTTTAAGACCGTGTATCGCACAAATAGATACAACTAATATTTCATTTAATCATGGAGTAGCTTCCGGCGATCCCACATTTAATAAGGTTATTTTATGGACAAGAGTAACTACTGAAAGAGCGGGTGCGATCAATGTTGAATGGGCAGTGTCTAAAGATAGAAGTATGAATACAGTGATAAAATCAGGAAAAACCAGTACAGATATTTCAAAAGATTATACAGTAAAAGTGGATGTCTCTGGCTTGGCTCCGGCTACCACGTATTATTACCAATTTAAAGTAGAAAAGAAAACTTCAATTATAGGAAAAACTAAAACGGCGCCAGTTTCTGCGGTAAGCATTCTTAAATTTGCGGTGGTCTCTTGTAGTAATTATGCTGAGGGGTACTTCAGTGCATTAGGTAGAATAGCTGACAGGAATAACCTAGATGCAGTAAT from Rhodocytophaga rosea carries:
- a CDS encoding glycosyltransferase family 2 protein, with amino-acid sequence MERIPTSAPVILSLPPSVHRPLWSVMIPVYNCTAFLADTLQSVLAQDPGQQHMQIEVVDDASTDADVQKLVWQIGKGRIGYFRQAENVGSLRNFETCINRSQGKLVHLLHGDDRIRPGFYQTLSLLFEQYPQAGAAFSNYCFINENGHHVLDQPAEAKQAGILSDWLLRIGELQRIQYVAMVVRREVYEKVGSFYGMAYAEDWEMWVRIAKHYPVAYTPEILAEYRGHQDSISWQKEISGQNIVDLLKAMELIQDHLPYSHRKKILQESKKYYARMNIGTAYNIWCHKRNIFLAYSHVKRALSLSRDPIVYFHLLKFYVKAVLRIY
- a CDS encoding transposase; translated protein: MSERRKFDKAFKLMTVELCLSGKSTTEVAAELGLRPELVSRWKREYEQRKEGSFSGHGKPA
- a CDS encoding transposase; translated protein: MAQYDHDLPHWLTTVYGYFDPWSKSGLWQQIHSFLVRKVRRQMKRKPMPSAGSLDSQSVKTTACGGEHRGFDAGKLVKGRKRFILTPTQGLLVAVWICAASVSEKQGAKQLLRYIKLVPCLQELCSCIQLVRYSPFLGPKMGNS
- a CDS encoding IS3 family transposase — encoded protein: MLKNLSITESNQVWQIDIIYIPMAKGFMYLVAIIDVHSRFVVGWDISNNMDADWVLETLQVALASRGKPQIVNSDQGSQFTCKKWIDYLKEQLILISMDGKGRAIDNVYIERLWRTVKYDYVYFTPPEDGWQLYQGLKEFFERYNNKKYHQGVGRQLPVAVYYSSLASSA
- a CDS encoding DDE-type integrase/transposase/recombinase, with the translated sequence MRKASIRSIVHKRFRICTTDSNHTYPVAENLLNRNFTPEYTGKAWGSDLTYIKTTNGWLYLTVIIDLADRKVVGWSLSQTMKASDTVIPAWKMAIGLATFDRRERDRQI
- a CDS encoding IS3 family transposase, which codes for MKKHHSIFAIEKMCKVLKVSKSGYYHWLNRKPSPRQVDEQQALKLIKEIHQESKRRYGSPKITYELKK
- a CDS encoding IS3 family transposase, which produces MQDYLRSQGYVVNHKRVRRLLRKMGLMAIFPKPNWT
- a CDS encoding IS3 family transposase, which codes for MSRKANCWDNAVAESFFRTLKSELIYPMKEKSMEVAKIEVFEFIEIWYNRKTIHASLGYMTPEEYGIQLNQHRNAA
- a CDS encoding neutral/alkaline non-lysosomal ceramidase N-terminal domain-containing protein; the protein is MKKSIVLFVLICVCIALILQSCLLSKIDRTPYQQTDYYAALQAQLDTFSIDSLQLYGDTLQAGWAKANITPSTPVPMAGYGSRRGQKYTVVHDSIWARAVVFDNGKQKAAWVSLDLLIVPPEVKESLKKALPGIGFSIDQTYLTATHTHSSIGGWAKKLVGRLIAGKYDENVIKLITNGIVNAIRQADIHKQKAKIGLGTYYARELVNHRITNEGKVDSTVYVFKIQQASGATAAIVSFTAHATCLASKDYSLSRDYPGALVDSLEKNKEIDFAAFGAGGVGSHSPAAEGAEFEKIANMASLLSHRINTGFDSIALKYQTQLANRELALPLRKPQWRISENWRLRPWLFYSLYGDYPATLSILKTGNLTWIGTPCDFSGELALQVQKPAQHPLIINSFNGGYIGYITEDSYYDRNHYETRVMNWFGPENGAYFLETINQLMKKL